The following are encoded together in the Jaculus jaculus isolate mJacJac1 chromosome 3, mJacJac1.mat.Y.cur, whole genome shotgun sequence genome:
- the Esam gene encoding endothelial cell-selective adhesion molecule isoform X1, producing the protein MVSLAGSSATNYLRFLFLGLSTLASLLSFSLAQLELQVPPGLTELQAIEGEDVVLPAWYTMRGESPSAQPWEVPLLIWFFQQKGKDLDQVLSYINKALSSKPRVSLVHAMPSRNVSLRLQALREEDSGTYRCSVTVQYGQDTSSDHSSKSIELNVLVPPATPSCHVLGVPRVGTNVTLNCQSPRGKPVVQYQWERLPPSSQVFFPPVSDPTYGSLKLTNLSTSMSGVYVCKAHNKVGSAKCNVTLEVISGPTAAVVAGAVVGTLVGLVLLAGLILLYQRRGKTKEELANEIKEDAIAPRTLPWPKGSDTISKNGTLSSVTSARALRPSHAPPPRPGAFTPTPSLSSQALSSPRLPRTDGPHPQPVSLSPGGISSSVLSRMGAMPVMVPAQSQAGSLV; encoded by the exons CGTCCCTCTTGTCCTTCTCGCTGGCCCAGTTGGAGCTTCAAGTGCCCCCCGGCCTCACAGAGTTGCAGGCAATAGAGGGAGAAGATGTGGTGCTGCCGGCCTGGTACACGATGCGTGGGGAGAGTCCTTCTGCCCAGCCGTGGGAGGTTCCCCTCCTGATTTGGTTCTTTCAACAAAAAGGAAAGGATCTAGACCAG GTGCTGTCCTATATCAATAAGGCCTTATCAAGCAAACCTCGAGTATCCCTCGTCCATGCTATGCCCTCACGGAACGTGTCTCTAAGGCTGCAGGCCCTCCGGGAGGAAGACTCTGGCACATACCGCTGTTCTGTGACCGTGCAATACGGTCAAGATACAAGCAGTGACCACAGCAGCAAAAGTATAGAACTGAATGTTCTGG TTCCTCCAGCAACTCCTTCCTGCCATGTTCTGGGTGTACCCCGTGTGGGGACCAATGTAACCCTAAACTGCCAGTCCCCACGGGGTAAGCCTGTTGTACAATACCAGTGGGAGAGGCTGCCTCCATCCTCCCAGGTTTTCTTCCCACCAGTTTCAG ATCCTACTTATGGGTCCTTAAAGCTCACCAACCTTTCCACCTCCATGTCTGGAGTCTATGTCTGCAAGGCCCACAATAAGGTTGGCAGTGCCAAGTGCAACGTGACCCTGGAAGTGATCTCAG GGCCCACAGCTGCAGTGGTTGCTGGAGCTGTTGTGGGCACTCTGGTTGGATTGGTCCTGCTGGCTGGACTTATCCTCTTGTACCAACGCCGGGGCAAGACCAAGGAGGAGCTGGCCAATGAGATCAA GGAGGATGCCATTGCTCCCCGGACTCTACCTTGGCCCAAAGGATCAGACACAATCTCCAAGAATGGGACACTTTCCTCTGTCACATCAGCACGAGCCCTCCGGCCATCCCACGCTCCTCCTCCCAGGCCTGGTGCATTCACCCCCACACCTAGTCTGTCTAGCCAGGCCCTGTCTTCACCAAGACTGCCCAGGACAGATGGACCCCACCCTCAGCCAGTATCTCTAAGCCCTGgtggcatttcttcctctgttcttAGCCGCATGGGTGCTATGCCCGTGATGGTACCGGCCCAGAGTCAGGCTGGCTCTCTGGTGTGA
- the Esam gene encoding endothelial cell-selective adhesion molecule isoform X2, whose translation MRGESPSAQPWEVPLLIWFFQQKGKDLDQVLSYINKALSSKPRVSLVHAMPSRNVSLRLQALREEDSGTYRCSVTVQYGQDTSSDHSSKSIELNVLVPPATPSCHVLGVPRVGTNVTLNCQSPRGKPVVQYQWERLPPSSQVFFPPVSDPTYGSLKLTNLSTSMSGVYVCKAHNKVGSAKCNVTLEVISGPTAAVVAGAVVGTLVGLVLLAGLILLYQRRGKTKEELANEIKEDAIAPRTLPWPKGSDTISKNGTLSSVTSARALRPSHAPPPRPGAFTPTPSLSSQALSSPRLPRTDGPHPQPVSLSPGGISSSVLSRMGAMPVMVPAQSQAGSLV comes from the exons ATGCGTGGGGAGAGTCCTTCTGCCCAGCCGTGGGAGGTTCCCCTCCTGATTTGGTTCTTTCAACAAAAAGGAAAGGATCTAGACCAG GTGCTGTCCTATATCAATAAGGCCTTATCAAGCAAACCTCGAGTATCCCTCGTCCATGCTATGCCCTCACGGAACGTGTCTCTAAGGCTGCAGGCCCTCCGGGAGGAAGACTCTGGCACATACCGCTGTTCTGTGACCGTGCAATACGGTCAAGATACAAGCAGTGACCACAGCAGCAAAAGTATAGAACTGAATGTTCTGG TTCCTCCAGCAACTCCTTCCTGCCATGTTCTGGGTGTACCCCGTGTGGGGACCAATGTAACCCTAAACTGCCAGTCCCCACGGGGTAAGCCTGTTGTACAATACCAGTGGGAGAGGCTGCCTCCATCCTCCCAGGTTTTCTTCCCACCAGTTTCAG ATCCTACTTATGGGTCCTTAAAGCTCACCAACCTTTCCACCTCCATGTCTGGAGTCTATGTCTGCAAGGCCCACAATAAGGTTGGCAGTGCCAAGTGCAACGTGACCCTGGAAGTGATCTCAG GGCCCACAGCTGCAGTGGTTGCTGGAGCTGTTGTGGGCACTCTGGTTGGATTGGTCCTGCTGGCTGGACTTATCCTCTTGTACCAACGCCGGGGCAAGACCAAGGAGGAGCTGGCCAATGAGATCAA GGAGGATGCCATTGCTCCCCGGACTCTACCTTGGCCCAAAGGATCAGACACAATCTCCAAGAATGGGACACTTTCCTCTGTCACATCAGCACGAGCCCTCCGGCCATCCCACGCTCCTCCTCCCAGGCCTGGTGCATTCACCCCCACACCTAGTCTGTCTAGCCAGGCCCTGTCTTCACCAAGACTGCCCAGGACAGATGGACCCCACCCTCAGCCAGTATCTCTAAGCCCTGgtggcatttcttcctctgttcttAGCCGCATGGGTGCTATGCCCGTGATGGTACCGGCCCAGAGTCAGGCTGGCTCTCTGGTGTGA
- the Vsig2 gene encoding V-set and immunoglobulin domain-containing protein 2, with product MARLQARPFVCRALLGFVCLSAPGLAVEVTVPSEPLSTPMGKTAELSCTYSTSVRDSFVLEWSFVQPGKPVSASHPILYFTNGHLYPTGSKAERASLLRNPPTGGVASLKLTDVRPSDTGTYLCQVNNPPDFYTNGLGLINLTVLVPPNRPLCSQSGTTSVGGSAALRCSSSEGAPKPVYNWVHLGSPTPSPDSMVQDEVSGQLILTNLSLTSSGTYRCVASNQMGSASCEITLSVTDSSEGRVAGTLIGVLLGVLLLSVAAFCLIRFQKERKKTPKETYGGSDLREDATAPGVSEQTSMRADYSKGLLERSPSASTLTAKSKLSMVV from the exons ATGGCCAGGCTCCAGGCGAGGCCTTTCGTCTGCAGGGCCCTGCTGGGCTTCGTGTGCCTGAGCG CCCCAGGGCTGGCCGTGGAGGTGACCGTGCCATCCGAGCCCCTGAGCACGCCCATGGGCAAGACTGCAGAGCTGAGTTGCACCTACAGCACATCAGTGAGAGACAGTTTCGTCCTGGAGTGGAGTTTTGTGCAGCCCGGGAAGCCCGTCTCCGCATCTCATCCC ATCCTGTACTTCACCAATGGCCATCTGTATCCTACCGGTTCTAAGGCAGAGCGGGCTAGCCTGCTTCGCAATCCCCCCACAGGAGGAGTGGCCTCTCTGAAGCTGACCGATGTCCGCCCCTCTGATACTGGAACCTACCTCTGCCAAGTTAACAACCCACCAGATTTCTACACCAATGGGCTGGGCTTAATCAACCTTACTGTGCTGG TGCCCCCCAATAGACCTTTATGCAGTCAGAGCGGGACAACTTCTGTGGGAGGCTCTGCTGCACTGAGATGCAGCTCTTCTGAGGGAGCCCCCAAGCCAGTATACAACTGGGTACACCTTGGATCTCCTACACCTTCTCCTGACAGTATGGTTCAAG ATGAAGTGTCTGGCCAGCTCATTCTCACCAATCTCTCCCTGACTTCCTCGGGCACCTACCGCTGTGTAGCCAGCAACCAGATGGGCAGTGCCTCCTGTGAGATCACCCTCTCTGTAACTG ACTCCTCTGAAGGCCGAGTGGCCGGAACACTGATTGGGGTGCTCCTGGGTGTGCTGTTGCTGTCAGTCGCTGCCTTCTGCCTGATCAGGttccagaaagaaaggaagaagacgCCCAAGGAAACATATGGGGGTAGTGACCTTCG GGAGGACGCCACGGCTCCTGGCGTTTCTGAGCAAACTTCTATGAGGGCGGATTATAGCAAAGGGCTCCTGGAGAGGTCCCCATCTGCCAGCACTTTGACGGCCAAGTCCAAGCTCTCTATGGTTGTCTGA
- the Nrgn gene encoding neurogranin translates to MDCCTESACSKPDDDILDIPLDDPGANAAAAKIQASFRGHMARKKIKSGECGRKGPGPGGPGGAGDARGGAGGGPSGD, encoded by the exons ATGGATTGCTGCACC GAGAGCGCCTGCTCCAAGCCAGACGACGACATTCTAGACATCCCACTGGACGACCCCGGTGCCAACGCGGCTGCTGCCAAAATCCAGGCGAGTTTCCGGGGCCACATGGCGCGGAAGAAGATAAAGAGCGGAGAGTGCGGCCGGAAGGGCCCGGGCCCCGGGGGACCGGGCGGAGCTGGGGACGCCCGGGGAGGCGCGGGCGGCGGCCCCAGCGGAGACTAG